DNA from Streptomyces sp. NBC_01260:
GATGAATCCGGCGCGCGACTACGCCGAAATTCTTCGGCTGATCTCCCAGTACGAGTTCCCCTGGGACTATCGGCAGGGGGTGAGCGTCGCCTTCCTCCGGGACTACGGCGTCCCCCGGATCTCCGTACTCCTGGACCGGACCCAGGAGTTCGAACGGGCCGGGCAGAAGCGGTACGACGACACGGTGCTGATCGGGTACGAGATGGCCGCCGACGGCTTCGACTCGGAGCGCGGGCGGGCTGCCGCGCGTCATCTCAACCGGATCCACGGCAAGTACCGGATACCCAACGAGGACTTCCTGTACGTCCTGGCGACCACGGTCGTCGGACCGAAGCGCTGGATCGACCGGTTCGGCTGGCGGCCCCTGTGCCGGGTGGAGACCGAGGCGCTGACCGAGGTGGGCCGGAAGATGGCCGCGATGATGGGCATCGAGGGCGCGCCGGACACCTACGAGGGGTTCGAGCGGCTGCTGGACTCCTACGAGGAGCGGATGTTCGCGTACGACCCGGCGAACCGGCGGGTCGCCAACGCCACGTTCCGGATCATGGCGAGCTGGTATCCGCGCCCGCTGCGTCCGGTGATCGCGCGGTTCTCGCTCGCGCTGCTGGACGAACCACTGCTGCGGGCCCTGGGGTTCAGGGCGCAGCCCCGCTGGGTCCGGTCGGCGGCCGCCGGATCGCTGCGGGCCCGCTCGCGGTGCGTGCGCCTCCTCCCGGCCCGGCCCCGCTGGCTGCCCTCACGCCCGCAGCCGCGTTCCTACCCGTTCGGCTGGCGGCTGGACGACCTGGGGCCGCACTGGGCGGGCAGCCGGCCCCTGGAGCCACTGCCCGACGAGCGCCGTCCCTCGCCCTCGGCGGCGCCGCTGAACGGGCGTGCGGATCAGCGCACTTAAGGACTGCCCGATAGCCGCAGGGTGCTGTGCGGGATCCTGTTCGTGCTGCATACCGGGATCCGCTGGGCGTTTCTGCCCCAGGAGCTGGGCTTCGGCTCGGGGATGACCTGCTGGCGACGACTGCGCACCACACTTTGCCCGCGTAGCCTCACACCCGGGATCTCAGCACGTCGACCTCACAGCCCGGCGCGAACGGGTCGAAGCCGTGCTCGATCAGCCAGCGAACCGCCAGCAGGCTTCGCAACGACCACCAAGCGTGGATCACGTCGAGGTCGATGTCGGTGCCATAGCCGGCGATGACGTCGTCGAGGTGCCCCTCGTGTCCGAGCGTGAAGGTGGCGAGGTCGTACAGAGCATCACCCTGGCCCGCCTCGGACCAGTCGATGATGCCCGTCACCTCGTCGCCGTCGACGAAGACGTGCGCGATCTGCAGGTCGCCGTGCGTGAACGCCGGAGTCCACGGCCGGAGCGCGGCCTCGGCGACCCGGCGGTTACGGGTGACCAGGTCAGTGGGCAGGACGCCGTTCGCCACGAGCAACTCGCACTCGTCGTCGAGTTCCGCCGCCAGCGCGACGACGCTCCGGCCGGCCCGGCCCGGCCGGGACGGCAGCGGCGCGTCGTGCAGCTTCCGGATTGTGGCGCCCGCAGCGGCCCACGCTGCCGACGACCCCGTCGACGGCCCACCGAGGCGCCCAAGCGTCGTCCCCGGGAGCGCGGCGATCGCGAGCACGGGCGGCTTGCGCCACAGGACCTCCGGGGTCGGTACCGGTGCCAGGGACATCGCCTCGACCTCGACGTCGATACGCGCCTGATCG
Protein-coding regions in this window:
- a CDS encoding phosphotransferase family protein is translated as MDEVKVVVAHCERATLRVGDVFLKVDADQARIDVEVEAMSLAPVPTPEVLWRKPPVLAIAALPGTTLGRLGGPSTGSSAAWAAAGATIRKLHDAPLPSRPGRAGRSVVALAAELDDECELLVANGVLPTDLVTRNRRVAEAALRPWTPAFTHGDLQIAHVFVDGDEVTGIIDWSEAGQGDALYDLATFTLGHEGHLDDVIAGYGTDIDLDVIHAWWSLRSLLAVRWLIEHGFDPFAPGCEVDVLRSRV
- a CDS encoding oxygenase MpaB family protein; the protein is MGRYSRLHEIRRMNPARDYAEILRLISQYEFPWDYRQGVSVAFLRDYGVPRISVLLDRTQEFERAGQKRYDDTVLIGYEMAADGFDSERGRAAARHLNRIHGKYRIPNEDFLYVLATTVVGPKRWIDRFGWRPLCRVETEALTEVGRKMAAMMGIEGAPDTYEGFERLLDSYEERMFAYDPANRRVANATFRIMASWYPRPLRPVIARFSLALLDEPLLRALGFRAQPRWVRSAAAGSLRARSRCVRLLPARPRWLPSRPQPRSYPFGWRLDDLGPHWAGSRPLEPLPDERRPSPSAAPLNGRADQRT